In the Streptobacillus moniliformis DSM 12112 genome, one interval contains:
- a CDS encoding HamA C-terminal domain-containing protein, with amino-acid sequence MNLFFDNSKYFIFDKSIPTSSGEKIQVYKLNNELLDDNSLNNWALGLRNNYIEEHLLEQAISGTGLAKKEYLEKMIFPNPRVPQGAATMSGEFGELLVYDYINYVLEYYVPRIRYFNKVNPNTPIHGSDVIGYKMESYNKRSKNDKLLVAEVKTRSSISGNKTKICTNIVTDAITDSNKDRVRVGESLNAEKLKLLNRGRIKEANIVERFQNKTDNPYTLDFFAVAVMDSDLYSDQVVLDVVNSQHENVKCTSILIIHSKELLLLLRDLYRRACSC; translated from the coding sequence ATGAATTTGTTTTTTGATAATAGCAAATATTTTATATTTGATAAATCAATACCTACCTCAAGTGGAGAAAAAATTCAGGTATATAAACTTAATAATGAATTGTTAGATGATAATAGTTTGAATAATTGGGCTTTGGGATTGAGAAATAATTATATTGAAGAACATCTGTTGGAACAAGCAATTTCAGGAACTGGATTAGCGAAAAAAGAATATTTAGAAAAAATGATTTTTCCAAATCCAAGAGTTCCTCAAGGTGCAGCAACTATGTCAGGGGAATTTGGTGAACTGTTAGTGTATGACTATATAAATTATGTTTTAGAATACTATGTTCCGAGAATCAGATATTTTAATAAAGTTAATCCTAATACACCTATCCATGGTAGTGATGTTATTGGATATAAAATGGAAAGTTATAATAAAAGAAGTAAAAATGATAAATTATTAGTTGCAGAGGTTAAAACTCGCTCATCTATATCTGGAAATAAAACCAAGATTTGCACAAACATTGTTACTGATGCAATTACGGATTCTAATAAAGATAGAGTTAGAGTCGGAGAATCTTTAAATGCTGAAAAATTAAAATTGTTAAATAGAGGTAGGATTAAAGAAGCCAATATTGTGGAGCGATTTCAAAACAAAACAGATAATCCATATACCTTAGATTTTTTTGCAGTTGCTGTGATGGATAGTGATTTGTATTCAGACCAGGTGGTTTTGGATGTGGTTAATAGTCAGCATGAAAATGTAAAATGCACGAGTATATTGATAATTCATTCCAAAGAATTGCTGCTCTTATTAAGAGATTTATATAGGAGGGCTTGCTCATGTTGA
- a CDS encoding type I restriction endonuclease subunit R: MGIRDTKMEAELENNIIEYLVSNQGYVYIKSDEMKISFDRKYAFDEKRLLEFIKTSQPDEFDILRLDTDSGKEKFYKQLDTSIRQNGIVAVLKNGIKCYPSSGTIIFYHALDPKRPSSYDEFKMNIFSVTNQLTYSDKNKGLELDLAIFVNGLPIITMELKSRASSTGWTYKDAEEQYKNDRDPKETLFSFKRCIAHFAVDENFITFATKLDGKNTRFMPFNKGTTVGGSGNPINDSGTMTDYLWKVFLKKETLTNLIRDFAYISVDKVKKTETLIFPRYHQYRVVTRLVEDVQKNGVGSRYLIQHSAGSGKSNSITWLAYRLVEVDYKDQKAFDSVIVVTDRLNLDKQINDNIRKFIDEKSVVGHAGSSTDLKNMLIDGKKIIITTVQKFPYLFEKIGTDLKGKNFAIIIDEAHSSQSGRAAASLNMAVSGSLGNEDEFEIEDKLNELIEARKMPENASFFAFTATPKAKTIQMFGSVFDLYSMKQAIEEGFILDVLKNYTHYENYYKIYKTIEDNPDFDKKKAQKKIRNYVEGQEFPIREKGEVMVNHFLANTVNKINGKAKAMIITQSILRAIEYYHIVSELLKNSNTGYEALVAFSGEKEYKGKIVTETSLNGFSDKETPEKFKQDKYKFLIVADKYQTGYDEPLLHTMYMDKVLNDVKAVQTLSRLNRSAKYKIDTCVIDFANEPEHILEAFQPYYKETKLEGETDPNKLHNLLSMLDAKYVYEEDEVDRLVDLFLKNSPRSFIDSILDKSVERYTALSEEDQVEFKSGVKSFIRTYNFLASILPIGQVDWEKKVIFFEQLIHRLPTPEGDDLSAGILESVDLESYRLEKKNTIDIILEDEDGKVEGLGIGAGKKNEVELDTLENIVSTFNDIFGNIDWQDKDNVARQIKELPEMVMKNEKFKNALKNSDIENIKREYHSALKEVFRIIMVDNMELFGQWTNNSNFSKWLNDTIFDEIMKKNKR; this comes from the coding sequence ATGGGGATTAGAGATACAAAGATGGAAGCAGAACTTGAAAATAATATCATTGAGTATCTTGTTTCGAATCAGGGTTATGTATATATAAAATCAGACGAGATGAAGATTTCTTTTGATAGGAAATATGCTTTTGATGAAAAGAGGCTTTTGGAATTTATTAAGACATCTCAGCCTGATGAATTTGATATCTTAAGGCTTGATACAGACAGTGGAAAAGAAAAGTTCTATAAGCAGCTGGATACTTCAATTAGGCAAAATGGGATTGTTGCTGTTTTAAAGAATGGTATTAAGTGCTATCCATCCTCAGGGACTATCATTTTTTATCATGCCTTAGATCCTAAAAGACCAAGTTCTTATGATGAATTTAAAATGAATATTTTTTCAGTTACTAATCAGTTGACATATTCTGATAAAAATAAAGGCTTAGAACTTGATTTGGCTATTTTTGTAAATGGGCTTCCAATTATAACAATGGAACTTAAGAGCAGAGCCTCTAGCACAGGCTGGACATATAAAGATGCCGAAGAGCAATATAAAAATGACAGAGATCCAAAAGAAACCTTATTTAGTTTTAAAAGGTGCATTGCACATTTTGCAGTTGATGAAAACTTTATTACTTTTGCAACAAAATTAGATGGGAAAAACACAAGATTTATGCCATTTAATAAAGGTACTACCGTTGGCGGATCGGGAAATCCTATAAATGATAGTGGCACAATGACAGATTATTTATGGAAAGTTTTTTTGAAAAAGGAAACATTGACAAACCTAATAAGAGACTTTGCATATATTTCTGTAGATAAAGTCAAAAAAACAGAAACGTTGATTTTCCCTAGATATCATCAATATAGAGTGGTTACAAGACTTGTAGAAGATGTTCAGAAAAATGGTGTCGGAAGCAGATATTTAATCCAACACAGTGCAGGTAGTGGTAAGAGTAATTCTATAACGTGGCTCGCTTATCGTTTGGTTGAAGTTGATTATAAAGACCAAAAAGCTTTCGATTCGGTAATAGTTGTTACCGATAGATTGAACTTGGATAAGCAAATTAACGATAATATTAGGAAATTTATAGATGAAAAGAGTGTTGTTGGACATGCTGGTTCTTCAACAGATTTAAAGAATATGTTGATTGATGGTAAAAAGATTATCATTACAACCGTTCAGAAATTCCCATATTTATTTGAGAAAATTGGAACTGATTTAAAGGGTAAGAATTTTGCAATTATAATTGATGAAGCTCATTCATCACAAAGCGGTAGGGCAGCAGCTTCATTAAATATGGCTGTATCAGGTAGCTTAGGTAATGAGGATGAATTTGAAATAGAAGATAAACTAAATGAGCTGATTGAGGCAAGAAAGATGCCTGAAAATGCAAGTTTCTTTGCTTTCACTGCTACTCCTAAAGCAAAAACTATCCAAATGTTTGGAAGTGTATTTGATCTATACTCCATGAAACAAGCTATTGAAGAAGGATTTATTCTTGATGTTTTAAAAAATTATACACATTATGAAAACTATTATAAGATTTACAAAACAATAGAAGACAACCCTGATTTCGATAAAAAGAAAGCTCAAAAGAAAATTAGAAATTATGTGGAAGGTCAAGAATTTCCAATAAGAGAAAAAGGCGAAGTTATGGTGAATCATTTCCTTGCAAATACAGTGAATAAGATTAATGGAAAAGCAAAGGCAATGATTATAACACAAAGTATTTTAAGAGCGATTGAGTACTATCACATAGTTAGTGAGCTACTAAAAAATTCTAACACTGGTTATGAAGCTTTGGTTGCATTTTCTGGCGAAAAAGAATACAAAGGCAAGATTGTAACAGAAACAAGTTTGAATGGTTTTTCTGATAAAGAGACACCAGAAAAATTTAAGCAAGATAAATATAAGTTTTTGATTGTTGCTGATAAATATCAGACCGGATATGATGAGCCTCTTTTACATACAATGTATATGGATAAGGTTTTGAATGATGTTAAGGCAGTACAAACTCTATCAAGACTTAATAGGAGTGCTAAATATAAGATAGATACTTGCGTGATTGATTTTGCAAATGAACCGGAACATATATTAGAAGCTTTTCAACCATACTATAAGGAAACAAAGTTAGAAGGAGAAACAGACCCTAACAAACTTCATAATTTATTATCTATGCTTGATGCAAAGTATGTTTATGAAGAAGATGAAGTTGATAGATTAGTTGATCTATTTCTAAAAAACAGCCCAAGAAGTTTTATTGATAGCATTTTAGATAAGTCTGTGGAAAGATATACAGCTCTAAGCGAAGAAGATCAGGTTGAATTTAAGAGTGGTGTAAAATCTTTTATAAGAACCTATAATTTCTTGGCATCTATTCTGCCGATTGGTCAAGTAGATTGGGAAAAGAAAGTGATTTTCTTTGAACAATTGATTCATAGATTGCCGACACCAGAAGGAGATGATTTGTCTGCAGGAATTTTGGAGTCAGTTGATTTAGAAAGTTATAGGCTAGAAAAGAAAAATACAATTGATATTATTTTGGAAGATGAGGATGGTAAGGTTGAAGGCTTGGGTATAGGAGCTGGAAAAAAGAATGAAGTTGAGCTGGATACATTAGAAAATATTGTATCTACATTTAATGACATTTTTGGGAATATAGACTGGCAAGACAAAGATAATGTTGCAAGGCAAATAAAAGAATTACCTGAGATGGTAATGAAAAATGAGAAATTCAAAAATGCTCTAAAAAACTCAGATATTGAAAATATCAAAAGAGAGTATCATTCAGCGTTAAAAGAAGTTTTCAGAATTATAATGGTAGATAACATGGAACTATTTGGACAATGGACAAATAATTCTAACTTTAGTAAATGGTTAAACGATACAATTTTTGATGAGATTATGAAGAAAAATAAACGGTAA
- a CDS encoding AbiJ-related protein: MGNISGITRRDIIDLFKNGITEDNWLVEETIYYPYYGRFDIVDFLKRLYKLDTWESGDSRLKNAEQEIMMHTRNGDYSDNWIFDDERFHLIDGTDNVFLDFLCEVFHPEVRDENKEWKKYFEKINSLLREDGYELVASSKISGRDVFSWRTYIKKPDMYIPFSERNKFLITGKKISIKLPNAVRHQLFKVMDVYDEEFYLIDETNWNYRKYSKEYVLEDINKFYVAKHYVGSNLTEIKKFSDFQEGTSPFVIFDVIESFCRHITNYEGFENEINAILKLKKINVVLRGGEIHSSVNNSFLLDSTLKINEVGLEELIRVAEDLYGKGKYSYAVEKIWDAFERIKTYYPTLDKKNSAEKIINDISYGNEHIKKMFDNEFKALTDIGNSYRIRHHEIYKIDISKELHYKYFYKRCLALISVILENLQ, translated from the coding sequence TTGGGTAATATATCAGGCATTACTAGAAGAGATATAATTGATTTGTTTAAAAATGGCATAACCGAAGATAATTGGCTAGTAGAAGAAACCATATATTACCCTTATTATGGTCGCTTTGATATCGTGGATTTTCTTAAAAGATTGTATAAGCTAGACACTTGGGAAAGTGGAGATTCTAGGCTGAAAAATGCAGAGCAAGAAATTATGATGCATACACGTAACGGAGATTATTCAGATAATTGGATTTTTGATGATGAAAGATTTCACTTGATAGATGGAACGGATAATGTTTTTTTAGATTTTTTATGTGAAGTTTTTCATCCGGAAGTAAGAGATGAGAATAAAGAATGGAAAAAGTACTTTGAAAAAATAAATAGCCTATTGCGAGAAGATGGATATGAGCTTGTTGCGTCAAGTAAGATATCAGGAAGGGATGTGTTTAGCTGGAGAACATATATTAAGAAACCAGATATGTATATCCCTTTTTCAGAAAGAAACAAGTTCTTAATAACTGGCAAAAAAATCAGTATTAAACTTCCTAATGCAGTGAGACATCAACTTTTTAAAGTGATGGATGTGTATGATGAAGAATTTTACCTAATTGATGAAACCAATTGGAATTATAGGAAATATAGTAAAGAATATGTTCTAGAAGATATTAATAAATTTTATGTAGCAAAGCATTATGTTGGCAGTAATCTTACCGAAATAAAAAAGTTTAGTGATTTTCAGGAAGGTACTTCTCCATTTGTAATTTTTGATGTTATTGAAAGTTTCTGTAGGCATATTACAAATTACGAAGGATTTGAAAATGAAATTAATGCTATTTTAAAATTAAAAAAAATCAATGTAGTGCTTAGAGGTGGAGAGATACACTCTTCTGTTAATAATTCGTTTTTATTGGATTCTACTTTGAAAATTAATGAAGTAGGACTAGAAGAGTTAATTAGAGTTGCAGAAGATTTATATGGAAAAGGTAAATATTCGTATGCTGTTGAAAAAATCTGGGATGCGTTTGAAAGAATTAAGACTTATTATCCTACTTTGGATAAGAAAAACTCAGCAGAAAAAATCATTAATGATATAAGTTATGGGAATGAGCATATCAAAAAAATGTTTGATAATGAATTTAAAGCATTGACGGATATAGGGAATTCATATCGAATAAGACATCATGAAATTTATAAAATAGATATTAGCAAGGAATTGCATTATAAGTATTTCTATAAAAGATGTTTAGCATTAATTTCTGTAATATTAGAAAATTTACAGTAA
- a CDS encoding DEAD/DEAH box helicase, which produces MLIESTSKYYLKKVRAKAKMYEYGVPENLHIEVEEQANDLILLSIGIVGDIANEIWNMKQAPIILSKEKEEELYFVSRFFDAYFQSEMSIDLNSYYILMGAVTYYFCNMNGSSKVMMSIMHNWNNFEFSASGLENVIIWLLDGNYKFDVSDIDEKYKSYIIQLINYHNRFFDGENLEKAQFEEFRNYVYHFGNDREILFTDIILAILKKKIYNSCINLMPLYSGLDKDNWISTFKNNAMMKEMWSSQILLGEKGIFKGKSGVIQMPTSSGKTTSVSLAVQSAFLSKRTSIVIVVAPFRALCKEIMFDMEKFFSFDKNITVTEFSDVPEPSEIELVTSESIVKKIIVMTPEKLAYILKHNTEIIESINMIVFDEAHLFDDETRGTDYELLLTTINSYLKPDAQKILVSAVISNAEQLNTWINKDGIVIRNNTIKTSEKTVAFNTFTSTNINNAYSNLYFVEPNKNLEEEFYVPRVVQTKKLKKIDGERKFRYFPDFKNNKQDVGIYYAIKLIANGSIAIFCSKKDTVNNILKRFIDLKERGISLEDFSTLSDETECSKIAYLIKEHLGENNLYISALNGIVGHHSGVPNGVRIAEEYALKKSLIRCVVCTSTLAQGVNLPIKYLIVSSIYQSKQVIKVRDFHNLIGRTARAGKETEGTIILTEDIYKNSKEAYKLNNYKRLLNADNSEECYSNLLKLVREVDLGNNRVISFDFLKKYIESRYSNKAEYTETKKGILEYKEQGREYGEEIFYKMNEIEHILVSLENFILGFADIEDESFEIIKSTYGYHLANEDEREELKNIYNLIRSNIESIEVGDRLLYRKSMLGILTMKTLSRFIDENLYEIANADFDTLINLVANKLKESGNCKLIPKLIDDSHVYELLKMWINGKSYIQIWDYSKSVNLLIKWGKRSRNISLEDIITLCDSDFGFASLTIIQAIVEILNTKDCGENIQEALNDIIYRIRYGLPNKESVCIYELGFADRIISQKIADEIIEFDCSTKKKTKSAIKSNREKLKELLTNYPLYFIDRLEKIR; this is translated from the coding sequence ATGTTGATAGAAAGTACTTCAAAATATTATTTGAAAAAAGTTCGAGCAAAAGCAAAAATGTATGAGTATGGCGTGCCAGAAAATCTTCATATAGAAGTTGAAGAACAAGCAAATGATCTTATATTACTTAGCATTGGGATAGTTGGAGACATCGCTAATGAAATATGGAACATGAAACAAGCTCCTATAATTCTTTCGAAAGAAAAGGAAGAAGAATTGTATTTTGTATCAAGGTTTTTTGATGCTTATTTTCAGTCTGAAATGAGTATTGACTTGAATTCATATTATATATTGATGGGAGCGGTTACTTATTATTTTTGCAATATGAATGGCAGCTCAAAAGTAATGATGAGTATTATGCATAATTGGAATAATTTTGAATTTTCTGCTTCTGGATTAGAAAATGTAATAATATGGCTGTTAGATGGCAACTATAAATTTGATGTTTCCGATATAGATGAAAAATACAAAAGCTATATTATCCAACTAATTAATTATCACAATAGGTTTTTTGATGGTGAGAATCTAGAGAAAGCTCAATTTGAAGAATTTAGAAACTATGTTTATCACTTTGGGAATGATAGAGAAATATTATTTACAGATATTATTTTGGCAATTTTGAAGAAAAAAATTTACAATTCATGTATTAATCTAATGCCACTGTATTCAGGACTTGATAAGGACAATTGGATTTCAACATTTAAGAATAATGCGATGATGAAAGAAATGTGGTCATCTCAGATTTTGTTGGGAGAAAAAGGAATTTTCAAAGGGAAATCGGGTGTTATTCAAATGCCGACAAGTTCAGGAAAAACTACATCAGTCTCTCTTGCCGTACAATCTGCATTTTTATCTAAAAGAACATCTATTGTAATTGTTGTAGCTCCATTTAGGGCATTATGTAAAGAAATAATGTTTGATATGGAGAAATTTTTTTCGTTTGATAAAAATATAACCGTAACTGAGTTTTCTGATGTTCCCGAGCCCAGTGAAATAGAATTAGTCACATCTGAGTCGATTGTCAAAAAAATAATTGTTATGACTCCAGAAAAGTTGGCTTATATTTTAAAACACAATACGGAAATAATTGAAAGTATTAACATGATTGTTTTTGATGAGGCTCATTTGTTTGATGATGAAACAAGAGGGACGGATTATGAACTTTTATTAACAACTATTAATAGTTATCTTAAACCAGATGCACAGAAAATATTAGTTTCAGCAGTAATTTCGAATGCTGAACAGCTAAACACATGGATTAACAAAGATGGTATTGTAATAAGGAATAATACTATTAAGACATCAGAAAAAACGGTAGCATTTAATACATTTACTTCCACTAATATCAATAATGCTTATAGTAATCTTTATTTTGTGGAACCTAATAAAAATTTAGAGGAAGAATTTTATGTACCTAGAGTAGTTCAAACAAAAAAACTAAAGAAGATAGATGGAGAGAGAAAGTTCAGATATTTTCCCGATTTTAAGAATAATAAGCAAGATGTAGGTATTTACTATGCAATTAAATTGATTGCAAATGGGAGTATAGCTATTTTTTGTTCAAAAAAAGATACTGTAAATAATATTCTAAAGAGATTTATTGATTTGAAAGAAAGAGGCATCTCGTTAGAGGATTTTTCCACCTTATCAGATGAAACTGAATGTTCAAAAATTGCATATCTAATAAAAGAACATCTTGGTGAAAACAATTTATATATATCAGCATTAAATGGTATTGTAGGGCATCATTCGGGTGTGCCTAACGGGGTAAGAATTGCTGAAGAATATGCATTGAAAAAATCCTTAATTCGTTGTGTGGTATGCACTTCTACGCTGGCACAGGGTGTAAATTTACCTATTAAATATTTAATTGTATCTAGTATTTATCAATCAAAGCAGGTAATTAAGGTTAGGGATTTTCATAATTTGATTGGAAGAACTGCAAGAGCAGGAAAAGAAACAGAAGGGACAATCATTTTAACAGAAGATATTTATAAAAATAGTAAAGAGGCTTATAAATTAAATAATTATAAACGATTACTTAATGCTGATAATTCTGAGGAGTGTTATAGTAATCTTTTGAAATTGGTCAGAGAAGTTGATTTGGGAAATAATAGAGTAATTTCTTTTGACTTTTTGAAAAAATATATCGAGTCCAGATATTCTAATAAGGCAGAATATACAGAAACAAAAAAAGGAATTCTTGAATATAAAGAGCAAGGAAGAGAATATGGTGAAGAAATTTTCTATAAAATGAATGAAATAGAACATATTTTAGTGTCATTGGAAAATTTTATACTCGGATTTGCAGATATAGAAGATGAGAGTTTTGAAATTATAAAATCCACATACGGTTATCACTTGGCAAATGAAGATGAAAGGGAAGAACTGAAAAATATTTATAATCTCATTAGAAGTAATATTGAAAGTATTGAAGTTGGTGACAGGTTGCTTTATAGAAAAAGTATGTTAGGTATACTGACAATGAAAACATTATCTAGATTTATAGATGAGAATTTATATGAAATAGCAAATGCAGATTTTGATACATTAATTAACCTGGTTGCTAATAAATTGAAAGAATCGGGAAATTGTAAGCTTATACCTAAGTTGATTGATGATAGCCATGTTTATGAGCTATTAAAAATGTGGATTAATGGTAAAAGCTATATTCAAATTTGGGACTACTCAAAGTCAGTGAATTTGCTAATTAAATGGGGGAAAAGGAGCAGGAATATCTCTTTGGAAGATATAATAACATTATGCGATTCAGACTTTGGATTTGCCTCATTAACGATAATACAGGCTATTGTAGAGATATTAAATACTAAAGACTGCGGTGAAAACATACAGGAAGCTTTAAATGATATAATTTATAGAATAAGATATGGATTACCTAATAAAGAGTCGGTATGTATATATGAACTTGGGTTTGCGGATAGAATTATTTCACAAAAAATTGCTGATGAAATAATTGAATTTGATTGTAGTACAAAAAAGAAAACAAAATCTGCAATAAAGAGTAATAGAGAAAAATTAAAGGAGTTATTGACAAATTATCCATTATATTTCATAGATAGGTTAGAAAAGATACGCTAA
- a CDS encoding relaxase family protein, whose translation MESRIHRELYVRFGGEYLKTYIRNNARRWILSLLNNVNMVTGKCYQSNKRSYHQIRYQSDKLCKENSLSVIDEYYERFRKKYKTNGKSWYENEHAKNGTSWKSKLQFDIDRMIKQSKDWDEFLKKMADLGYEIKHGKHIAFKHKDKERFTRAKTIGQDYTEERLKERISENANQKTFTVKKRVGNIIGIANNEKAQSSKGYEFWATKHNLQVASDTVILMREKGFKSLSQLDDFIKKSADKRQSLQDEIKVLDEKIATLSATMEQFHTVTKYRQIYQAYRKDPTDKAFAGEHKAEILFYEKSLANLKKSYSKMPNSKQIFEELEKLNEKKNTLMQEYSSSKSEMTELYQIRKNYEKYMGKEMER comes from the coding sequence ATGGAAAGCCGTATACATCGAGAGTTGTACGTACGGTTTGGGGGCGAGTATCTAAAAACCTACATTAGAAATAATGCAAGGCGTTGGATACTTAGCCTACTTAATAATGTAAATATGGTAACGGGGAAATGCTACCAGTCCAACAAAAGAAGCTATCATCAAATCCGTTATCAAAGCGATAAGCTCTGCAAAGAAAATAGCCTGTCAGTCATAGACGAATATTACGAAAGATTTAGGAAAAAGTATAAGACTAACGGCAAATCCTGGTATGAAAATGAACACGCTAAGAATGGCACTTCTTGGAAAAGCAAGCTTCAGTTTGACATTGACAGAATGATAAAACAGTCAAAGGACTGGGACGAATTCTTAAAAAAGATGGCGGATCTCGGCTATGAAATCAAGCACGGTAAGCACATCGCTTTTAAGCATAAAGACAAGGAAAGATTTACAAGAGCAAAGACTATTGGACAAGATTATACGGAAGAAAGGCTCAAAGAAAGAATTTCAGAAAATGCCAATCAAAAGACATTCACCGTTAAAAAGCGTGTCGGAAATATTATCGGCATTGCTAACAATGAGAAGGCACAATCAAGCAAGGGATATGAATTCTGGGCTACCAAACACAACCTGCAAGTAGCTTCAGATACTGTTATTTTAATGCGTGAAAAAGGCTTTAAGTCTCTTTCTCAACTTGATGATTTTATCAAAAAAAGTGCAGATAAAAGGCAAAGCTTACAGGATGAAATTAAGGTGCTTGACGAGAAAATAGCTACCCTTTCCGCTACTATGGAGCAATTCCATACTGTTACGAAATACCGCCAAATTTATCAGGCATATAGGAAAGACCCTACTGATAAAGCCTTTGCCGGTGAGCATAAAGCGGAAATTCTCTTCTACGAAAAATCCCTTGCCAACCTTAAAAAATCGTACTCTAAAATGCCAAATTCCAAACAGATTTTTGAAGAGCTTGAAAAACTGAACGAAAAAAAGAATACCCTTATGCAAGAGTATTCTTCATCAAAATCTGAGATGACCGAATTGTATCAAATCAGGAAAAACTACGAGAAATATATGGGGAAAGAGATGGAGAGGTAA
- a CDS encoding restriction endonuclease subunit S, with protein sequence MNRYEKYSNSELTWSEAIPEHWGVKRIARVFDIRKEKNSPIKTKEILSLSAKHGVSLYSDKKEKGGNKPKEDLTSYNLCYLGDILINCMNVVAGSVGISNYFGAVSPVYYPLVNMNQDENGTRYMEYVFRNYNFQRSLVGLGKGIQMSEADDGRLYTVRMRISWDILKTQLLPIPPINEQEQIANYLDWKINEIDRLIQIEKEKIKELKRLTLNIIAEFVLKGINTLNYKKSNIKWIDNIPSHWNEISIRGCVNIIRGNSSFTKDDLKNQGEYVGLQYGKVYKTEIIDSEFNFYVNDKFYKTSQVVTRNDIIIVSTSETVEDLGHTSFYDRHDIGLIGGEQILLKPLNNINSKFLFYLSKIFRTQLQLCATGIKVYRFKISDLKQLYIPLPPIEEQENIVSNIELKLKQLDERVKNNYNLIKELELLKQSLISEVVTGKIDVRNIVIPEYEKITVLDDETEEFDEMEDIEDGD encoded by the coding sequence ATGAATAGATATGAGAAATATAGTAATTCAGAGCTTACTTGGTCAGAGGCTATACCAGAACATTGGGGTGTAAAAAGAATAGCTAGAGTGTTTGATATAAGAAAAGAAAAAAATTCCCCTATAAAAACAAAAGAAATTCTATCTTTAAGTGCAAAGCATGGTGTTTCTTTATACTCTGACAAAAAGGAAAAAGGGGGAAATAAGCCAAAAGAGGATTTAACATCATATAACCTTTGTTATCTAGGAGATATTCTTATAAATTGCATGAATGTTGTCGCAGGATCTGTTGGAATTTCTAATTATTTTGGTGCGGTAAGTCCAGTGTACTATCCGTTGGTTAATATGAACCAAGATGAAAATGGTACTAGATATATGGAATATGTATTTAGAAATTATAATTTTCAAAGGAGCTTAGTGGGTCTTGGAAAAGGAATTCAAATGTCTGAAGCCGATGATGGAAGACTGTACACAGTAAGAATGAGAATATCTTGGGATATATTGAAAACACAGCTTTTACCAATACCACCAATAAATGAACAAGAACAAATTGCAAATTATCTTGATTGGAAAATCAATGAGATAGATAGATTAATTCAAATAGAAAAAGAAAAGATAAAAGAGTTAAAAAGATTAACGCTTAATATTATTGCTGAATTTGTATTAAAAGGTATTAATACGCTGAATTATAAAAAAAGCAATATAAAATGGATTGATAATATTCCAAGCCATTGGAATGAGATATCGATTAGAGGATGTGTAAATATTATTCGTGGTAATTCAAGTTTTACAAAAGACGATTTGAAAAATCAAGGGGAATATGTGGGATTACAATATGGGAAAGTCTATAAAACTGAGATAATAGATTCAGAGTTTAATTTTTATGTTAACGATAAATTTTATAAAACTTCTCAAGTTGTAACTAGAAATGATATTATCATCGTTTCTACTTCTGAGACAGTGGAAGATTTAGGACATACATCATTTTACGACAGACATGATATTGGGCTTATTGGAGGGGAACAAATATTATTAAAGCCATTAAATAATATCAATTCCAAATTTCTATTCTATTTATCTAAAATTTTTCGTACACAGTTGCAACTGTGTGCTACAGGAATAAAGGTTTATAGATTCAAAATTAGTGATTTAAAACAACTATATATACCTTTACCGCCAATAGAAGAACAGGAAAACATAGTTTCAAATATAGAATTAAAATTGAAGCAATTAGATGAAAGAGTAAAGAATAATTACAATCTAATTAAAGAATTAGAGTTATTAAAACAATCATTAATTTCAGAAGTAGTAACAGGAAAAATTGATGTAAGAAATATTGTTATACCAGAATATGAAAAAATAACTGTTTTAGATGATGAAACAGAAGAATTTGATGAAATGGAGGATATAGAAGATGGGGATTAG